One genomic region from Podarcis raffonei isolate rPodRaf1 chromosome 16, rPodRaf1.pri, whole genome shotgun sequence encodes:
- the TPST2 gene encoding protein-tyrosine sulfotransferase 2 isoform X1: protein MRVTMRRVLMGVGFAIALMVSAHLGQQMLQCQHILGQGANRGLMRPENEELVMLDSNRVEYRYSKEMPLIFIGGVPRSGTTLMRAMLDAHPEVRCGEETRIIPRVLAMRQAWSKSGREKMRLDEAGVTDQVLDAAMQAFILEVIAKHGEPARYLCNKDPFTLKSSLYLSRIFPNSKFLLMVRDGRASVHSMITRKVTIAGFDLRSYRDCLIKWNKAIEVMHSQCLEIGLSRCLPIYYEQLVLHPQKTMQAIMEFLDIAWSDAVLHHEELIGKPGGVSLSKIERSTDQVIKPVNTEALTKWLGHIPADVLQDMAQIAPMLARLGYDPYANPPNYGNPDPLVINNTHRVLNGDFKTPANLKGHLQGAQNTTAFH, encoded by the exons ATGCGGGTGACCATGAGGCGGGTTCTTATGGGGGTGGGCTTTGCCATTGCCCTGATGGTCTCTGCCCACCTGGGCCAACAGATGCTGCAATGCCAGCACATACTGGGCCAAGGCGCCAACCGGGGACTGATGCGCCCGGAGAACGAGGAGCtggtgatgttggactccaaccggGTGGAATACCGTTACAGCAAGGAGATGCCTCTGATCTTCATCGGTGGCGTCCCCCGGAGCGGGACTACACTGATGCGTGCCATGCTAGATGCTCACCCGGAAGTACGCTGTGGGGAGGAGACGCGCATCATCCCACGTGTGCTAGCCATGCGCCAAGCATGGTCCAAATCTGGCCGGGAGAAGATGCGCTTGGACGAGGCTGGGGTGACTGACCAAGTCTTGGATGCCGCCATGCAGGCCTTCATCCTGGAGGTGATTGCCAAGCACGGAGAGCCAGCCAGGTACCTCTGCAACAAAGACCCCTTCACGCTCAAGTCCTCCCTGTACCTCTCCCGCATCTTCCCAAACTCCAAGTTTCTCCTGATGGTGCGTGACGGCCGGGCTTCCGTCCACTCCATGATCACCAGGAAAGTCACCATTGCCGGCTTTGACCTCCGCAGCTACCGGGACTGCTTGATCAAGTGGAACAAAGCCATTGAGGTGATGCACTCCCAGTGCTTGGAGATTGGGCTCTCGCGATGCCTCCCCATCTACTATGAGCAGCttgtcctgcacccccaaaaaacgaTGCAGGCCATCATGGAATTCCTGGACATCGCCTGGAGCGATGCCGTCCTGCACCATGAGGAGCTGATTGGGAAGCCAGGCGGAGTCTCCCTTTCCAA GATTGAGCGATCCACAGACCAGGTGATCAAGCCAGTGAACACAGAGGCCTTGACGAAGTGGCTGGGGCACATCCCAGCAGATGTGCTGCAGGACATGGCTCAGATTGCTCCCATGCTGGCCAGGCTGGGCTATGACCCCTATGCAAATCCACCCAACTATGGGAATCCAGACCCTCTGGTGATCAACAACACAcacagg GTTCTTAATGGGGATTTTAAAACGCCTGCCAATCTGAAAGGACACCTCCAG GGTGCACAAAATACTACTGCTTTTCACTGA
- the TPST2 gene encoding protein-tyrosine sulfotransferase 2 isoform X2, producing the protein MRVTMRRVLMGVGFAIALMVSAHLGQQMLQCQHILGQGANRGLMRPENEELVMLDSNRVEYRYSKEMPLIFIGGVPRSGTTLMRAMLDAHPEVRCGEETRIIPRVLAMRQAWSKSGREKMRLDEAGVTDQVLDAAMQAFILEVIAKHGEPARYLCNKDPFTLKSSLYLSRIFPNSKFLLMVRDGRASVHSMITRKVTIAGFDLRSYRDCLIKWNKAIEVMHSQCLEIGLSRCLPIYYEQLVLHPQKTMQAIMEFLDIAWSDAVLHHEELIGKPGGVSLSKIERSTDQVIKPVNTEALTKWLGHIPADVLQDMAQIAPMLARLGYDPYANPPNYGNPDPLVINNTHRGAQNTTAFH; encoded by the exons ATGCGGGTGACCATGAGGCGGGTTCTTATGGGGGTGGGCTTTGCCATTGCCCTGATGGTCTCTGCCCACCTGGGCCAACAGATGCTGCAATGCCAGCACATACTGGGCCAAGGCGCCAACCGGGGACTGATGCGCCCGGAGAACGAGGAGCtggtgatgttggactccaaccggGTGGAATACCGTTACAGCAAGGAGATGCCTCTGATCTTCATCGGTGGCGTCCCCCGGAGCGGGACTACACTGATGCGTGCCATGCTAGATGCTCACCCGGAAGTACGCTGTGGGGAGGAGACGCGCATCATCCCACGTGTGCTAGCCATGCGCCAAGCATGGTCCAAATCTGGCCGGGAGAAGATGCGCTTGGACGAGGCTGGGGTGACTGACCAAGTCTTGGATGCCGCCATGCAGGCCTTCATCCTGGAGGTGATTGCCAAGCACGGAGAGCCAGCCAGGTACCTCTGCAACAAAGACCCCTTCACGCTCAAGTCCTCCCTGTACCTCTCCCGCATCTTCCCAAACTCCAAGTTTCTCCTGATGGTGCGTGACGGCCGGGCTTCCGTCCACTCCATGATCACCAGGAAAGTCACCATTGCCGGCTTTGACCTCCGCAGCTACCGGGACTGCTTGATCAAGTGGAACAAAGCCATTGAGGTGATGCACTCCCAGTGCTTGGAGATTGGGCTCTCGCGATGCCTCCCCATCTACTATGAGCAGCttgtcctgcacccccaaaaaacgaTGCAGGCCATCATGGAATTCCTGGACATCGCCTGGAGCGATGCCGTCCTGCACCATGAGGAGCTGATTGGGAAGCCAGGCGGAGTCTCCCTTTCCAA GATTGAGCGATCCACAGACCAGGTGATCAAGCCAGTGAACACAGAGGCCTTGACGAAGTGGCTGGGGCACATCCCAGCAGATGTGCTGCAGGACATGGCTCAGATTGCTCCCATGCTGGCCAGGCTGGGCTATGACCCCTATGCAAATCCACCCAACTATGGGAATCCAGACCCTCTGGTGATCAACAACACAcacagg GGTGCACAAAATACTACTGCTTTTCACTGA